From the Propionispora hippei DSM 15287 genome, the window ACGGCATCGTCCATGGCGGTATTATCAGCACCTTGCTGGATGAGGTGATGGTTCGGTATCTGTACAGTCTGGGGCATCACGCGGTAACGGCCAGGCTGGAGGTTCGCTACCGCCGGCCGACACCGGTAAACCGGACGCTTACCGTTACTGGATGGATTGTGAAAGAGCGGGGTAAATTATATGAAATGACCGGTAAAGTTGTTTTGCCTGACGGCAGTGTGACGGCCGAAGGCAAAGCAACGGTAGCCGTAATCGAAGAAAGGTGATTCTATGGAATTAAAGGACAAAATTGCCGCTTTTATGCGTACGGAAGCCTATAAGCCGCTCACCGTGGAAGAATTGGCCGGCGCAATGGAATTGGAAGGGGAAGAACTGTCTGATTTTTGGCAAGTACTGCGGCAGATGGAGGAAGACGCCCTGATTATCCGTACCCGGTATGGAAAGTACGGGGTGCCGGAGCGGATGAATCTGGTGGTAGGCCGCCTCTCGCTGAACAGCAAGGGTTTTGGTTTTGTGATTCCGGAGACACCGGGGGATGCACCGGAAGCGATGAGTGATGTATTTATTCCCCCCGATGGTCTCTTGACTGCTATGCACCGTGACCGGGTTGTGGCCCGGCTGCACCAGGGCAAGACACTGGACGGTAAGCGGCAAGAGGGAGAGATTATCCGTGTAGTCGAACGGGCCAATGCCCGGATTGTGGGGACTTTTGAGGCCAACAGGAGCTATGGCTTTCTGGTGCCTGACGATATGCGCATTAAACAGGATGTATTTATTGCCCAGCAGCATTTCGGCGGTGCCAAAACCGGCAACAAGGTCGTGGTGGAAATCATCAAATGGCCGGAGAAAAAGCGCAGCGCCGAGGGTAAAGTGGTGGAAATCCTGGGCGATAAGGGTGATACGGGCATCGAAATATTGTCGATCATCAAGAGCCACAACCTGCCGACCGAGTTTCCGCCGGAAGTGCTGGCGGCGGCCGAGCAGGTACCATCCGTGATTAGTGAGGCGGAAATTGCCGGGCGGCGTGATCTGCGGCACCTGCCGATTGTTACGATTGACGGCGAAGATGCCAAGGATCTGGATGACGGAGTCCATGTCGAACGACTGGATAACGGTCATTATCTGCTGGGAGTTCATATTGCCGATGTCAGTTACTATGTCCGGGAAAATAGTCCGCTGGACAAAGAAGCGCGGGAACGGGGCACCAGTGTCTATCTGGCCGACCGGGTGCTGCCCATGCTGCCTCAGCGTCTGTCCAACGGAATTTGCAGCTTGAATGCCAATGAGGACCGGCTGGCTATGTCGGCTCATATGGAAATTGACCGACGGGGCCAGGTTATCGCCTACGATATTTTCCCCAGTGTCATCCGGGTAAAACGGCGTTTGTCCTATACGGTTGTCCGGAAGATATTGGAGGAGGAAGACAAAGCTCTGCAGGAAGAATTCCGTGAGTTTTTGCTTACCTTTAGCGATATGGAAGAATTGTGCCGGATTTTGCGCGGCCGTCGTTTGCGCCGCGGCGCCATTGATTTTGAGTTTTCGGAAATTAAGGTGAAGCTGGATGAGGCTGGCCGGCCGGTGGATATTGTTAAGCGGGTTCGCAGCATTGCCGAGTCGATTATCGAGGAATTCATGCTGGTGGCCAATGAAACGGTGGCCGAGCATATGTATCGCCGCAACAACCCTTCGCTGTACCGGATTCACGAAGAACCGGAGCAGGAGAAGATGGTTAAGCTGAATACTTTATTGCAGACTTTCGGGCTGAGCTTACGCAAAATGGACGAAATCAAGCCGATGCTGCTGCAACGGGTGCTGAGCCGTGTTGCCGGCCGGCCGGAGGAACGGATCATTAGTACGGTTATGCTCCGTTCTTTGAAGCAGGCTCGCTATGATGCCGTGCAGGGGCCGCATTTTGGTTTGGCTGCCGAGTTTTACAGTCATTTTACCTCGCCGATTCGGCGGTATCCCGATCTGGTGCTGCATCGCCTGCTGCGGGACTCTTTCCTGACTGGCGGCAAAATTACCGGCAAGCGCCGGGATAAGCTGGCGGCTATTCTGCCGGGTATTGCCGCTCATTCGTCCGAACGGGAGCGGGCGGCAGCCGATGCCGAACGGGAAACGGTCGATTTGAAAAAGGCGGAATATATGACCCGCTTTGTCGATCAGGAGTTTGACGGTATCATCAGCAGCGTTACGGCCTTTGGCATTTTTGTCGAACTGGATAACGGCGTAGAAGGTCTGGTCCACGTCTCCACCATGGATGACGACTATTATCAGTACGTAGAGGAACAGTATGCGCTTATCGGCGAGCATACCCGTAAAGTATACCGGTTGGGTGATTCTGTTTCCGTAGTACTGGTAAAGGTCAATCTGGATAGCCGGACACTGGATTTTTGTCTGACCGGTACCACCCATAAGGTGGTGGAACGCCGGCAGTCCCGCCAGGAAAAAGAAGGACGGCCGAAACGGAAACGGGAAGAAAAGGCCAAGACGCCTGTCAAAAACAAGAAAAAAAGGAGTCCCCGTACCGGAGCCGGAGCTCGACGGAAGAAGAAACCGGCGAAAGAATAAAGAGTACCCCCTGCCTGCTGGCAGGGGGTACTCTTTTGCCGGGAAGTCTTCAAAAAAGTGAGAAAATTTCAAATAAATATGCTCATTTAGTATTGACTTGATGTATTTTGCCCCGTATAATGAACTTAAATCAATCATAAATGAGCATTTACCATCCATAAACGATCATTCAATATAGGAGATAGCATATGTTTGCAGAAGAGCGAAAAACAGAAATTTTGCAGTTGCTGCAATCGGGCAAAAAGGCCAAAGTCGGAGAATTAAGCAAGCGGTTTGCCGTTTCAGAATCAACTATCCGGCGGGATTTGCAGGAGATGGAGGATTCCGGCCTGATTCAGCGCACCCATGGCGGTGCGATTTCGCCCCAAACCGGCCTGG encodes:
- the rnr gene encoding ribonuclease R, with amino-acid sequence MELKDKIAAFMRTEAYKPLTVEELAGAMELEGEELSDFWQVLRQMEEDALIIRTRYGKYGVPERMNLVVGRLSLNSKGFGFVIPETPGDAPEAMSDVFIPPDGLLTAMHRDRVVARLHQGKTLDGKRQEGEIIRVVERANARIVGTFEANRSYGFLVPDDMRIKQDVFIAQQHFGGAKTGNKVVVEIIKWPEKKRSAEGKVVEILGDKGDTGIEILSIIKSHNLPTEFPPEVLAAAEQVPSVISEAEIAGRRDLRHLPIVTIDGEDAKDLDDGVHVERLDNGHYLLGVHIADVSYYVRENSPLDKEARERGTSVYLADRVLPMLPQRLSNGICSLNANEDRLAMSAHMEIDRRGQVIAYDIFPSVIRVKRRLSYTVVRKILEEEDKALQEEFREFLLTFSDMEELCRILRGRRLRRGAIDFEFSEIKVKLDEAGRPVDIVKRVRSIAESIIEEFMLVANETVAEHMYRRNNPSLYRIHEEPEQEKMVKLNTLLQTFGLSLRKMDEIKPMLLQRVLSRVAGRPEERIISTVMLRSLKQARYDAVQGPHFGLAAEFYSHFTSPIRRYPDLVLHRLLRDSFLTGGKITGKRRDKLAAILPGIAAHSSERERAAADAERETVDLKKAEYMTRFVDQEFDGIISSVTAFGIFVELDNGVEGLVHVSTMDDDYYQYVEEQYALIGEHTRKVYRLGDSVSVVLVKVNLDSRTLDFCLTGTTHKVVERRQSRQEKEGRPKRKREEKAKTPVKNKKKRSPRTGAGARRKKKPAKE
- a CDS encoding PaaI family thioesterase — its product is MAEREGRDDDWCFACGRKNPIGLKLNFREENGIYITEFKPGPEHQSYNGIVHGGIISTLLDEVMVRYLYSLGHHAVTARLEVRYRRPTPVNRTLTVTGWIVKERGKLYEMTGKVVLPDGSVTAEGKATVAVIEER